CAAAAAGGCAGCTATAGTAGCATCAAAGTGTTCTAAAAGAGAATTAAAAAAAGCATGTGACCAGACATGGCATGAATTCTATGAAAGGTGTTGCAAAATGGTCCTAGTAAGCAACAAaagtataatataaaacaggCAGTGCAATAATTATCAAATAAACCTACATAAATGATCAGGAGCACTGCGATGTTAGATTCATACACCAAGCTAACTTTAGATTCAGAACAAGCAAGAGCAAGCAATTTGATCAACCAAAAAGCAAGAAGTGCAGTGTTACTTACAAGGGGTGGACACTCGTAATCAATCCCAGCAGCTTTGATTCTTTTGCGACGTTTCTCATCCCGTTTTACGATTTTGTCAACCAACTTTTTGTGCTCTTCTATTGTTTTATCCTGTTACAGGACAAATACTAATTAGATCAAATGCCCACATGTCACATCATACTTTCAATTCACAATGCATTACCTTGTTCAGCCTCCTCCGTTCAATTGCTACCCGATCAATTGGTATAAACCCCCGTCGCACACCTTTCCACCTATATACAAAAGAGGTAAAAGATGTGCAAATTGTAAAATTACAGGAATGTTGCTCCCATTTTAATCAAACAAGAAAACAGGCTTTAAGCACAGCTAAATAAAAACTCTCAACTAGAGGGCTTTATGGATTATTGTAAGGTGCATGTTGAGTAAGAACATACAAGAAGGATACAAGAATACAGTACTTGCAAGATAACTACCCATATTTGATTGGCAAACTTATCCATGACATGACAATGATTATATAACGATAGACATTATCTTTTGAGTTCTGTTAAAAGCCCGAATTTTGGCAATTGTTGACACTGTACCAAGCAGCACAATGTTGTGGAAACAGGCAACCTGATTAATTTCTAGAGTGTCCATAGGCTCTAAGGAAACCATTTCACAATAAATAAACAGAATACTCATAACAGAGGACGATgactattttttctttcttcacaAAAAGGTAATAAAAGGTACTTCGATTTAATAGAAACCACGTTTTGCGGAGGCATACaattttggatgaattttcTCAGGTGGAACAATCGCAATTTGCAAAGTGTGCTCAAACAGCAGGTAGTTGTTCATCTCATCTGCCACAATCTTTGCTACCTGACAGGACAAacacataaataaaaatataagtttgTATTCCATCAGCATAAAGAGTTTTGACACCAAATGCAGCCCCAAGCACAGACTTACCTCAGGGTTCTCAAACTCAATGAACCCATAATGCTTGGACTTTCCTGTCTAAACATTGACGAAAATGCAAGTTAGATCACAAAGATAACACAAAAACCATGTAATTCAGTGTACAATACCTTGCGGTTTCGGGCAATCCTCAACCTTTTAACAGTTCCAAATTGCTGAAAGAAACCTGCAAAGACAAAAAGACAGAGCATTAGCATCACATCCCTTTGCATCCCTTGCACCATCAGGTTATCATACCTATCTCTCCTACATTATTGATTAAACCAAGGCTTCCCACTGAGCATCGTCCACAAAATACAAGCCATTAGATTGGCAGTGCAATAAATTTCTGT
The Oryza glaberrima chromosome 8, OglaRS2, whole genome shotgun sequence DNA segment above includes these coding regions:
- the LOC127781885 gene encoding uncharacterized protein LOC127781885; the protein is MGLREKKRNQRRVLARRSAAPRSGEGKDFLPLEERPGKKRAREEQPEEPENTSTVLYIGHIPHGFYEEQMQGFFQQFGTVKRLRIARNRKTGKSKHYGFIEFENPEVAKIVADEMNNYLLFEHTLQIAIVPPEKIHPKLWKGVRRGFIPIDRVAIERRRLNKDKTIEEHKKLVDKIVKRDEKRRKRIKAAGIDYECPPLIGSVQPSAKKIKFED